The following are from one region of the Pelagibius sp. CAU 1746 genome:
- a CDS encoding acetolactate synthase 3 large subunit, with amino-acid sequence MSAEQKTGAEMLIRALRDQGVDVIFGYPGGAVLPIYDALFQQNDIQHILVRQEGGAVHAAEGYARSTGKVGVVLVTSGPGATNAVTGLTDALMDSIPVVCLTGQVPTHLIGNDAFQEADTTGITRPCTKHNYLVKDITDLPRIMHEAFYVARSGRPGPVVVDLPKDVLQGKSDHYVAPEEVTHRSYRPQVKAEDAKIAEAVEMIAGAKRPIVYAGGGVINAGPKACELLTRFVRMLGVPCTNTLMGLGAYPGTDPQFLGMLGMHGTYEANLAMYNCDVMINIGARFDDRVTGRLDEFSPRSKKIHVDIDASSINKNVMVDLPIVGDAGSVLEDLLAAWQARKLELDQKALKAWWQKIEEWRARDCLKFEQKGQEIKPQHAIKRLYELTKDRNPYIATEVGQHQMWAAQYFKFDEPNHWMTSGGLGTMGYGMPAAMGVQRAHPDALVIDIAGEASILMNIQELSCIAQYNLPVKIFIVNNQWMGMVRQWQELLHGGRYSESYSAALPDFVKLAESFHAVGIRCDKADELDDKIMEMIETPKPVVFDCLVTKDENCFPMIPSGAAHYEMLLGPDDKVGKPISEEGMVLV; translated from the coding sequence ATGTCGGCGGAACAGAAGACCGGTGCGGAGATGTTGATCAGGGCCCTGAGGGATCAGGGCGTTGACGTCATTTTTGGCTATCCCGGCGGCGCCGTACTTCCGATCTACGATGCGCTCTTCCAGCAGAACGACATCCAGCACATCCTGGTGCGCCAGGAAGGCGGCGCGGTGCATGCCGCGGAGGGCTACGCCCGTTCCACCGGCAAGGTCGGCGTGGTTCTGGTGACCTCCGGTCCCGGCGCCACCAACGCGGTGACGGGCCTGACCGACGCGCTGATGGATTCCATCCCCGTGGTCTGCCTGACCGGCCAGGTCCCGACGCACCTGATCGGCAACGACGCCTTCCAGGAGGCCGACACCACGGGCATCACCCGGCCCTGCACCAAGCACAATTACCTGGTGAAGGACATCACCGACCTGCCGCGCATCATGCACGAGGCCTTCTATGTCGCGCGCAGCGGCCGGCCCGGCCCGGTGGTGGTCGATCTGCCCAAGGACGTGCTGCAGGGCAAGAGCGACCACTACGTGGCGCCGGAGGAGGTGACGCACCGCAGCTACCGCCCGCAGGTGAAGGCCGAGGACGCGAAGATCGCCGAGGCTGTGGAGATGATCGCCGGCGCCAAGCGCCCCATCGTCTATGCCGGCGGCGGCGTCATCAACGCCGGGCCCAAGGCCTGCGAGCTGCTGACCCGCTTCGTTCGTATGCTGGGCGTGCCCTGCACCAACACGCTGATGGGGCTGGGTGCCTACCCGGGCACCGATCCGCAGTTCCTCGGCATGCTGGGCATGCACGGGACCTACGAGGCGAACCTCGCCATGTACAACTGCGACGTCATGATCAACATCGGCGCGCGCTTCGACGACCGCGTGACCGGGCGCCTGGACGAATTCTCGCCGCGCTCCAAGAAGATCCACGTCGACATCGACGCGTCGTCGATCAACAAGAACGTGATGGTCGACCTGCCGATCGTCGGCGACGCCGGCTCGGTTCTCGAGGATCTGCTGGCCGCCTGGCAGGCGCGCAAGCTGGAGCTGGACCAGAAGGCGCTGAAGGCCTGGTGGCAGAAGATCGAGGAATGGCGCGCCCGCGACTGCCTGAAGTTCGAGCAGAAGGGCCAGGAGATCAAGCCGCAGCACGCCATCAAGCGGCTCTACGAGCTGACCAAGGACCGCAACCCCTATATCGCTACGGAGGTCGGCCAGCACCAGATGTGGGCGGCCCAGTATTTCAAGTTCGACGAGCCGAACCACTGGATGACTTCCGGCGGCCTCGGCACCATGGGCTACGGCATGCCCGCGGCCATGGGCGTGCAGCGCGCCCATCCCGACGCCCTGGTCATCGACATCGCCGGCGAAGCCTCGATCCTGATGAACATTCAGGAACTGTCGTGCATCGCCCAGTACAATCTGCCGGTCAAGATCTTCATCGTGAACAATCAGTGGATGGGCATGGTGCGCCAGTGGCAGGAGCTGCTGCATGGCGGGCGCTATTCGGAGAGCTACTCCGCCGCGCTTCCCGATTTCGTGAAGCTGGCCGAGTCCTTCCACGCCGTCGGGATCCGCTGCGACAAGGCCGACGAGCTGGACGACAAGATCATGGAAATGATCGAGACGCCCAAGCCGGTGGTCTTCGACTGCCTCGTCACCAAGGACGAGAACTGCTTCCCGATGATTCCCTCGGGGGCGGCGCACTACGAGATGCTGCTGGGCCCCGACGACAAGGTCGGCAAGCCGATTTCCGAGGAAGGCATGGTTCTCGTATAG
- the miaA gene encoding tRNA (adenosine(37)-N6)-dimethylallyltransferase MiaA, which yields MPDDEQKPLVMMIAGPTASGKSALAAAVAAEWGGTVINADSMQIYKELSILTARPGGAELRAAPHRLYGVLSGAEACSVGRWREMALSEVESALAAGRLPILVGGTGLYLKAFAEGLNAVPKVPAPVRAAARADLAEMGKAAFHARLAERDPVMGVRLEPGDSQRLLRAWEVLTATGRSLAEWQAAPAQPAPYRFARLCLLPPRPALYATCDARLAAMIASGPSGGGALEEVAALVALNLDPALPVMKAVGVPEFAAYLAGDLSLEAALARAQQATRRYAKRQMTWLRHQFLGNDPTVHVIETQYSESLMAETFSKIRQNLLTDPG from the coding sequence ATGCCTGACGACGAGCAAAAGCCGCTGGTGATGATGATCGCCGGCCCCACGGCCTCCGGAAAGTCCGCGCTGGCCGCGGCCGTGGCGGCGGAGTGGGGCGGCACCGTGATCAATGCCGATTCCATGCAGATCTACAAAGAGCTGTCGATCCTCACCGCGCGGCCGGGCGGTGCCGAACTGCGCGCCGCGCCGCATCGCCTCTACGGCGTGCTCTCCGGCGCCGAGGCCTGCTCCGTCGGGCGCTGGCGCGAGATGGCCCTCAGCGAGGTCGAGAGTGCGCTGGCGGCGGGGCGCCTGCCGATCCTGGTGGGGGGCACGGGGCTCTACCTGAAGGCCTTCGCCGAGGGGCTGAACGCGGTGCCCAAAGTGCCGGCTCCGGTCCGCGCCGCCGCCCGCGCCGACCTGGCGGAGATGGGGAAGGCCGCCTTCCACGCCCGCCTGGCGGAGCGCGATCCGGTGATGGGCGTCCGTCTGGAACCGGGCGACAGCCAGCGCCTGCTGCGCGCCTGGGAGGTGCTGACGGCCACCGGGCGCTCGCTGGCCGAGTGGCAGGCCGCGCCCGCGCAGCCGGCGCCTTATCGTTTCGCCAGGCTCTGCCTGCTGCCGCCGCGCCCGGCGCTCTACGCCACCTGCGACGCCCGCCTGGCGGCCATGATCGCATCCGGGCCGTCGGGCGGCGGCGCGCTGGAGGAGGTCGCGGCCCTGGTGGCGCTGAACCTCGACCCGGCGCTGCCGGTCATGAAAGCGGTGGGGGTGCCGGAGTTCGCCGCCTATCTGGCCGGGGACCTCAGCCTGGAGGCGGCCCTGGCCCGGGCCCAGCAGGCGACCCGGCGCTATGCGAAGCGGCAGATGACCTGGCTGCGCCACCAGTTTTTAGGTAACGATCCGACTGTTCATGTCATCGAAACGCAATATTCAGAAAGCTTGATGGCGGAAACTTTTTCGAAAATTCGTCAAAACCTATTGACCGACCCGGGCTAA
- the ilvN gene encoding acetolactate synthase small subunit, which translates to MANRKDEAIEKRTIAVLVDNEPGVLARVIGLFSGRGYNIESLTVSEVDPRQRFSRITVVTSGTPQILEQIKAQLDRLVPVHRVSDLSQDGASVERELALVKVAGSGDKRVESLRIADIFRARVVDSSHDHFVFEMTGKSEKLDVFIDLMQPLGLVDVSRTGVVAISRGPQGL; encoded by the coding sequence ATGGCCAACCGTAAAGACGAAGCAATCGAAAAGCGCACCATCGCGGTGCTGGTGGACAACGAGCCCGGCGTGCTGGCGCGCGTCATCGGCCTCTTCTCCGGGCGCGGCTACAACATCGAGAGCCTGACCGTGTCGGAGGTCGATCCGCGCCAGCGCTTCTCCCGCATCACCGTGGTGACCTCGGGGACGCCGCAGATCCTGGAGCAGATAAAGGCGCAGCTCGACCGCCTTGTGCCGGTGCATCGGGTCAGCGACCTGTCCCAGGACGGCGCCTCGGTGGAGCGGGAACTGGCCCTGGTCAAGGTCGCCGGCAGCGGCGACAAGCGCGTCGAGAGCCTGCGTATCGCCGACATCTTCCGCGCCCGCGTGGTCGACTCCAGCCACGACCACTTCGTCTTCGAGATGACCGGCAAGAGCGAGAAGCTGGACGTCTTCATCGACCTGATGCAGCCCCTGGGCCTGGTCGACGTCTCCCGCACCGGCGTGGTCGCCATCTCCCGCGGCCCGCAGGGACTCTAG
- a CDS encoding class II glutamine amidotransferase produces the protein MCRWLAYTGAPVFLEDLICKPVHSLIEQSLCATEAKSPTNGDGFGIGWYGERPEPGLYREVLPAWNDPNLRSLAYQISAGMFFAHVRASTGTGSSRPNCHPFAHGRWLFMHNGQIGGYHRLRRPLESLIPDSYYQYREGTTDSEVLFYLLFANGLEEDPVGALSRTLAQVRGVTAEHAVRAPLRFTAALSDGQTVYAVRHASDQAPPSLYWRAADCGGKRSVSVVSEPLEQPETWQSVPADRVLVVGPDLAVGFEALELPRAAAE, from the coding sequence ATGTGCCGCTGGCTGGCCTATACCGGTGCGCCGGTTTTTCTTGAAGATCTGATCTGCAAGCCGGTCCACTCGCTGATCGAGCAGAGCCTCTGCGCCACCGAGGCCAAGTCCCCGACCAACGGCGACGGCTTCGGCATCGGCTGGTACGGCGAGCGCCCGGAACCGGGGCTCTATCGCGAGGTTCTGCCGGCGTGGAACGACCCCAACCTGAGGAGCCTGGCCTATCAGATCAGCGCCGGGATGTTCTTCGCCCACGTGCGCGCCTCCACCGGCACCGGGTCTTCGCGGCCCAACTGCCACCCCTTCGCCCACGGGCGCTGGCTGTTCATGCACAACGGACAGATCGGCGGCTACCACAGGTTGCGCCGGCCGCTGGAATCCCTCATCCCCGACAGCTACTACCAGTACCGGGAAGGCACCACCGACAGCGAGGTGCTGTTCTACCTGCTCTTCGCCAACGGCCTGGAGGAAGACCCGGTGGGCGCCCTGTCGCGGACGCTGGCCCAGGTACGGGGGGTGACGGCCGAGCACGCTGTCCGCGCGCCGCTGCGCTTCACCGCGGCGCTCAGCGATGGGCAAACGGTCTATGCGGTGCGCCATGCCAGCGATCAGGCGCCCCCCAGCCTCTACTGGCGGGCCGCCGACTGCGGCGGCAAGCGCTCCGTCTCCGTCGTTTCGGAGCCGCTGGAGCAGCCGGAAACCTGGCAGTCGGTGCCCGCCGACCGGGTGCTGGTGGTGGGGCCGGACCTCGCGGTCGGGTTCGAGGCCCTGGAGCTCCCGCGCGCGGCTGCCGAATAG